A DNA window from Brassica napus cultivar Da-Ae chromosome C1, Da-Ae, whole genome shotgun sequence contains the following coding sequences:
- the LOC106373667 gene encoding vicilin-like seed storage protein At2g18540: MIAIEKNQRLLRRRAKKIEERLTSIESKVEQSHGEDMDFRQWDHMDYEEGDEKEADDNAQQEGEKEKKNSEADEQDKEDSESESESETDELKQLKKRSRAQADKLWKEIEDDEEEVGGKHDEEEGEDDQEEIGGKEDQEEDVEGKESETRKQEKEKSETDEAEIEKVVESVVEEKDDHEEVGGKMDQEVGSEPRVEAEINESGVEAEINEPRVETNRTVETPTPPYGNQTEGTPTPPRGRTKAMTARRLVTKAMDEEPGKGEKVVEEEKKWKGVWKQRKKAGRKLWKNRKKEDEDVKVFEEQTGEVVEEQAGEVVEEYTEEEKQRWIMVVYKKAPSPWIIHRCKKKTMMYGKPRGRPRKNVAVAAPKKSGRPKRKSQWVQTPFTKGKKRKTKP; the protein is encoded by the exons ATGATTGCGATTGAAAAGAACCAGCGGCTTTTGAGAAGAAGGGctaagaaaatagaagaaagGCTAACTTCTATTGAGAGTAAGGTGGAGCAGAGTCATGGTGAAGACATGGATTTTCGACAGTGGGATCATATGGACTATG aagaaggtgacGAGAAAGAGGCTGATGACAATGCTCAGCAAGAGggtgagaaagagaagaaaaatagtGAGGCTGATGAGCAAGACAAGGAAGACAGTGAGAGTGAGAGTGAGAGTGAGACTGATGAGTTGAAGCAATTGAAGAAGAGAAGTAGAGCACAAGCTGATAAATTGTGGAAGGAaattgaagatgatgaagaagaggttGGAGGGAaacatgatgaagaagaag GGGAAGATGATCAAGAAGAAATTGGAGGGAAAGAAgatcaagaagaagatgttgaaGGGAAAGAGTCTGAAACAAGGAAgcaagaaaaggagaaaagtgAGACTGACGAGGCAGAGATAGAAAAAGTGGTGGAATCTGTGGTAGAAGAGAAAGATGATCACGAAGAGGTTGGAGGGAAAATGGATCAAGAAGTTGGAAGTGAACCTCGGGTTGAGGCAGAGATCAATGAATCAGGGGTTGAGGCAGAGATTAATGAGCCTCGGGTTGAGACGAATAGAACCGTTGAAACTCCAACACCACCATATGGGAATCAGACAGAGGGAACTCCCACACCACCACGTGGTAGGACTAAGGCAATGACTGCGAGGAGACTAGTGACAAAGGCTATGGATGAAGAACCTGGAAAAGGTGAGAAAGttgtggaagaagagaaaaaatggAAGGGGGTGTGGAAACAGAGGAAAAAAGCAGGGAGAAAGTTGTGGAAGAACAGAAAAAAAGAGGATGAGGATGTGAAAGTTTTTGAAGAACAGACTGGGGAAGTTGTCGAAGAACAGGCTGGGGAAGTTGTTGAGGAATATACTGAGGAAGAAAAGCAAAGGTGGATCATGGTCGTTTACAAGAAAGCACCGAGTCCTTGGATCATCCATAGGTGCAAGAAGAAAACAATGATGTATGGCAAACCGAGAGGCAGACCAAGGAAGAATGTCGCTGTTGCTGCACCTAAGAAAAGTGGCAGACCAAAGAGGAAATCACAGTGGGTGCAGACTCCTTTCACGAAGGGGAAGAAGCGTAAAACAAAGCCTTAG
- the LOC125579931 gene encoding uncharacterized protein LOC125579931: protein MKAPDSFRNPGFWCDFHRDHGHKMEDWVALKIEVNELLKKGHLREFLSEKSKSHLSKETTRKPIEAAHVLPPRHDRVIYVISGGSEISGVSNTAAKKSTWNDKDGLEAAKPKCLLLGTDEISFTSKEQENVLTPHHDALVISLSVANCLVKRKLVDNGSSTNIIFQASYKDLGLEESTLTQRITPLIGFSGEVKQTAGEVTLPVYAEGINMSTKFLVVDCDSSYNMILGRAWIYGMGAVPSNLHQIVKFFTPWGIKAIRGDQKYSRSCYKTTMKRNTKVL from the coding sequence ATGAAAGCACCCGACTCTTTCCGGAACCCTGGTTTCTGGTGCGACTTCCACCGAGACCACGGTCACAAAATGGAGGACTGGGTCGCACTAAAGATCGAGGTCAACGAGCTGCTTAAGAAAGGACACCTCAGGGAGTTCCTTTCCGAGAAGTCCAAGAGCCATCTAAGCAAGGAGACAACGAGAAAGCCCATTGAAGCTGCTCACGTCTTGCCACCTCGACATGACCGAGTGATTTATGTCATATCGGGCGGTTCAGAGATCAGCGGCGTGAGCAACACAGCCGCGAAGAAAAGCACCTGGAACGACAAGGACGGCTTAGAGGCAGCCAAGCCAAAATGCCTACTCCTAGGTACTGACGAAATAAGTTTCACATCGAAGGAGCAGGAGAACGTTCTCACCCCGCATCACGACGCCCTGGTCATATCGCTCTCTGTAGCGAATTGCCTGGTGAAAAGGAAATTGGTAGATAATGGAAGCTCCACAAACATCATCTTCCAGGCCTCATACAAGGATCTGGGGCTGGAGGAAAGCACTCTAACTCAGAGAATAACCCCGCTTATAGGGTTCAGCGGAGAAGTCAAACAAACCGCCGGAGAGGTGACCCTCCCCGTATACGCTGAAGGGATCAACATGTCAACCAAGTTCCTCGTTGTTGACTGTGACTCTTCCTACAATATGATCCTAGGACGGGCCTGGATTTATGGCATGGGAGCCGTCCCTTCGAATCTTCACCAAATAGTGAAATTCTTTACACCCTGGGGCATAAAGGCGATCAGAGGAGATCAAAAGTATTCCCGCTCCTGCTACAAGACTACTATGAAGAGAAATaccaaggtcttatag